The DNA window ACAATGGACTCCTGCTGTGCCTCTAGAGAAGTGGAGCCGTATATGGCATCAATAGCTTCGCGCAGCGCTGTCACAACATTAGGTTTCTTctctttaaatttttccaataaGGATGGGACACAAGCCTGAAATAGAAATACACATATGAAAATACGTTGTTTGGAAGAACGTGAGAATTACTTACGGATGCGTAATTTGAGAATCGCTTTGACAATCCTTTGGCTAGCAAGGCTAGACATTTTCCGGCCATTGCAACGAGGACTACGTTGGAGTCCTTGGTTATAACCTTTTTAAGAGCGCTCACCAACGCTCCATACTCGCCATTCTCTAGCTTGGGATGGTCCGTGAGCAGCTTCTCCAGGATCTCCAAAGATTCTTTGCGCAGAGTCCATTTCTTTTCCTCCAGCTTATCGTAGAAGTCCTTGGGCATTTTGGAGAGAATGTCAACGGGGTCTAAAAGATCCATAGGATCGATTTCTTCAACGCCAGCCTCGCCATCATCTTCTGCAtacgaaaacaaaaattaaaacaaaaattcactGCTTTTGTAATATCTAGGACTTTATACCATTATATGCATCCTCGGTCGCTGCAGCATCGGCGATCTTCGCTTGCTTTTCCTGCTGGGACTTTAGATATCTAAAAGTAAGAGCGGTTTAGCCAGGTAATGATAGAGAGAAAGCCTTTAACACACCTGGAGGGTtcaacgcgttcacctttgaGTTTGTCGAACTCATCCTCCAGCTCCTTTAGCGTTACCTGTGGTAGCGTTGAGATCTGTGCCTTCATTGCAGCTCCGATCCAACGGTAAATCTCCACGGCCAGCTGCTTGCCCTCATCGCGGACCGCCTTGTCTCGGTCACTCATCAGCGGGGCAAGCTTTTTAATTAACGGCTTGACGCCGATCACCTTGTGTCCGAACTCCCGGAGGGCCAGTGTGGTGGCTGCCACGCAGGCGGACACAATCTTAGGGTTCTTGGCCTCCATACCCTTAACCAGCTCTTCGACGACGGCCTCCTGCTTCTCTATCTCCACATACATGAGAGCCACTTGGACGGAGAGCTCCTTGGTTTTGGTCTTTGGCGCCGCAATGCACTTCTGGACGATCCCAGTCATCACGTCGCCTACTGTGCGTCCCGCCAGCCCGCTGTTCTCCACAAAGATGAGGGCCGCTTCTAGACCCTTCTCCTGGGCTAGGGCATTAGAATCCACTACCATCTTCTTTATGAGCCCTGCAAATTTAGACCATTCCGGCGACTTCTCGTCATCCAACTCGCGAAAGATCTTTGCGGCCTCCTCGTAACCATCGACGCGGGCTTTCCATAGTTTATGGACACATCGCTCCTCCACCGGCAACTTCTTGTACTCTGTGTCCTCGGCCATGGTGTCGTGTTTCGTATGCTACTGGGGTTCTCCTCAATGGTCTCAGACGCAAGCAACCTCAAGCAGCATTCTGCGAAACAAATagataaaaatgtataaaaaagcTACTTTAATCGAATTTTtcttaaaagaaaaactagtCAAGCTTCCAATGAAGCAGAACTATTCCGGATGTCAGGAGTCATCGAGCTGATGTTTTAAAATTGAGCTTAATAGTCTATGAAATACCGATGGCCAAGGAAGCAGCATCATCCATCCGTTCCGCTCGAGGGGCGGCAAAAAGTAAATGGGTCGGCCATATTTAGATTGTCGTTCTTTAAGTGCAGTTATTTGGCAAACAGAAGCAGAAATAGGAGAGTGTAAATTTGGATTTTCGGAAAAGGTTGGTGGGCTTGTCACCCAGGATGGGTGATATCATATCGCTGAATAGCGCGTTTTTTTCAGACAATTAATCAGGGGCAGGGAAAATACTCCCCGCACAACCACTACAAAAGGtgacacacacgcacacgcaagCCTGCGACTGATTCAGGCGTGGATTTTCCATCACTCCCATTTGTAATTCCTCTTTATTTGATGCGCCCCTGTGCTCCAGTTCGAGTAGAGCATTTTTCAATTCGGACATGGCCGCCCTTTGtttctccctctctctttctcacCCTGTTTCAAGCTCTCACGCACACCGACGCTCTCAAGTTCGAATTAACGGATCGTACCGCAGGCAGCAAATGTTTCTCCTGTGGGCTGTGCGTCTGGATTGTGCCGTCGTTTACCGTTCCACCCAACCGCTAATGGTTGCAGCGGCTATCAATTTCCTGTGGCTGCAACTTGAGAGTCGCAGATGATCCACATACCGCCCATTTTAGCGACAAACAAATTGCGACGCCCTGGAACAAAATTGCGATGCATCCGATTGCATTCCGGTACACGCAACAGCACACTCACCATCAGAATTGTGATCCAAGTACCGCCGTAGAGCGGGGACTGGGCGGGGAGCTGCGGGCGGACAGCTGGCCAGGGACAGCGGCTTGAAAGGGCTGCGCAATGCAATAACTTCGATTTTTCGCAGGCGACGACGTACCAACACTCACACACGGCACAACACAGAAGCACGCACACTTATTCGACAAAGACACACCGACGGGCGTCTTTCCGGGATGCCAAGTAATGTAGCAACAATGAACAATAACTTAACTACGTTTCCAGCACTTCGAGGCCCTTTTGTGCAGCGGAATTCTCTTGGTTTCGCGAgaggtaaataaataataatttttgcaGTTCTTCAACAGCGTCGTTGCGCCAGTGTGACCGCTACTCACAACTGTAGCATTCCTTTAAAACCTATAATTAGTGTGCCTGGGTGGAAAACTTTGATAGGTACGCGCCAAATTTTAAACATATATACATTCAATATACAATATTTTGCCCAACTTTGATTTCAAGCAATTACCACAATCACTTcagaataaaaaaatatttattttatgtttggCGGCAAATGCGTTTTGTCTAAACAACATTCATTACCACCCCCGTATAAAATACATTGCCGTGTAGAACATGTAGAACTAAGATAGTTTTGACATTCAGTAAAAAAAGCTAATTGTATAATTGTTATGTTGTATTTATTGAGCCATCGCTTTCGATGCGCGTGATCTCCAGAAGATGAATGGTGTGTCCGCCCATAAACTCCAGCATATCCACTCCAGACTCCTTGCCAATGTCCTCCATGCTAATGGGTAAAGCCTGCAGCTTCCACTTCTTGAGCAGCGCCTCGATAGACCAGTCGGCGCTCCGCTCTTGGTATGTGAATATAAATTTGGCCCCGGCATTTCGCTCCAGCAGAAAGGCGACTGTGACCACGATATCCTCGAACACGCTGGGATCGTAGAAGCAGTCTGCTGCAATGATAAGGTCCAGAGGCGGCAGACGGAACACGCTGTTTAGCAGCAGGCCCCAACTCAGGCCCACCACATCGATGTCAACCCCCGGCTGCAGTTGATTGGCCAGGCAGGACTTTCGGATATGGGCCAGGGACTTGGGCAGAATGCAGTTGTCAGTAAGAACAACTTGGGCGCGGCACTTGGCCGCCAGGATGCCAGGCAGGGCGGTGCCGCTCCCTAGCTCCAGGATGCGCTTGCCCGCCAGTGTCTGTCTGCGCTCCCACAGGAAGTGGGCTAAAATTGGTGCGCAGGGCCATGTGTAGAAGGAGTAGGCTCCCTGAAGCAGCTGTAGGCGGATTTCAGATACTTTAGTTACTACACGAACTCCTGGTTTTAAGGATTACCTCAGGTATTTTGATCTCAAGTCGCTCGGCGGGTGATCCGCTGAAGACAAACTTGCGGATATGCTCGGCAGTGGCTGTGGCCGCCACAATGTCATTGTCCTCGCTGCCGCTCTTCATGTGGAAACGCATCTTAGCTCAAGCATGCAGGAGTATTACTGTTTTCACTAAACTGCAGCTATTTTTCAGAGTTTTGTTTACAACCTGTTTGATTAGCGATGCCACTTCGTTGCGATAACTTAATCGATAAATATTGAGGTGAGCGAAGCAAATAGTGACCGGGTGTTCCAATGGTCACTTCAGTATCAGTTGACATTTTGGGCCaccattttattttaagtttcaattaaaaacgTTTATGGGTATCCCAACTAGTGCAGATTTTTTAAAAGCATCCCAATATAAAGTAGTTGCAGCTGAGCGCTCCTCTAACTTAAATTCTAGTGACCGCGACTGCTGCTGTCTGATGACAAGTGTACGAACAATCGAATATCGCCCATCTCGTATGATCACTGTGAAGTTTTGATTTTCCAATTGCCATGGAGGGATTCAGATTCTTGGAAGAATGAGCTccgtaaataaaataaagctaaaCGAGATCAACAAGATGGACTCCTGTGGAAACTGGGAGCGGTGCGGGAATTTGGGACAGGGCGGATTCGGCCAGGTTATCCATTGGCGAAACCGGACTACGGGCCGTGAAATTGGTGAGCTATAAGAACCTTATGGGCTAACACAAatatactataaatatttttatgattttcttttttgcaaTCACACACATTACCAAACCCCCCACCCACCAGCCATACTCaaaaacatttacattttttgttgttctttctATATATCCAAATCATAAAACCTTAAAAAATAACATACATGTTTGCTGCCCAACAATTCCTAGAAATTCCTAGGTCTCCGCATGAGATATGTCGCTTATAGCCGTTCGGCTGAGTTAGCCGATATCGCAGATATTTTAAACGTCAGTCTTaagtgtttatttattttccacatAGCCACCAAACACTTCAAGGTGTTGGAGTCTCTGGGCGCCGATCAGCAAGTAAAGTTCAGCGAGCGTTGGAACAAGGAGCTGAACTGGTCTCGTCAGTTTAAAAGTCCCCATATTGTGGCTGGCGTGATCCTGGACAACGAGGATCCGGACTTTTTGAAGTACCTGAATGACATGCACAGTGTTGAGTTACCTGTGATTGTGCTGGAATACTGTAACGGTGGAGACGTGAGGAAGCGTCTACAGAGCCCGGAGAATGCTAATGGTCTGACGGAGTTCGAGGTGCGGCAGATCCTGGCAGCTCTACGTCAGGCCCTACATTTTCTGCACTCGGTGTGTGGGATTTGCCACCGCGATTTGAAGCCGGACAATATAGTAATCCAACGAGGAGTTGATGGCAAGAAAGTCTATAAGCTAACCGATTTCGGACTCGCTCGAGGAACTCCCGACCAGACCATGGTGCAGAGCGTGGTGGGCACCCGACATTACTTCGCCCCAGAAGTGGTAGAAAAGGGTTTTTACAACTCGACCGTGGATTTCTGGTCATTCGGAGTAATTGCCTATGAGCTGGTCACTGGTGAACTGCCCTTCATCCCCCATCAAAACCTTAAAAACATTGTAGTCAATCTGATAAAAAAGCCTGCCGGATGCATTGCTATCACAGAGGATCCGGAGGATAATACTCGTTTCGTGAATCAGTTTAAACTGCCACAGGAGCACCATCTGTCGCGGCCCTGGGCTGCTGAGTTCACAAAATGGCTGCGCAGTCCGCTAAACTCAAACTACAAGGAACGCGGTCTACTAGCAGCTAATGAAGTTCCAGTCGTCTTCGATGACCTGGACAAAATACTCAATATGAATGTGCTAACTATTTTTGCTGTTAACCACTGCAAACGACTTGAGTATGCGGTCTCTGCGGAGATGACTATGAAGGATCTAATTGGCTTGATTGTCCGGGACACCGGAATGGACGAAAAGGAACTGTACTTCGTACTGCCCACTTCCCATCCGAACAAAACGGTTACGCCCGAAAGTAAGCCTTTGCAGCTGTATGTGGAGGAGTGGAGTGACACAAGCAAAGATTCACGAAAGTGGACTAAGTGCAGCAATCCACCTGTGATGTTGTACATCTTCCAGGTCAAGAAAGAGTGTGACTACAATGCACCTGAACCCATTCTATCAATTCTTGCTCGAAAGTTTATCGCTAACAAATTTAAGACGGCGGAAAGATGGCTGCAAAACCGTGTTGTCTTGGATATGCTCTACGTGCTTACCAAGGAGCAAGCAAGATACGAAATGCTCGTGTCAGGAATAAACGAGCGTGCGCTGTCGTTGGAAGACGAAATGATGGAAAATTCGTTCAACATAGACAGCATCGATAAGCAGCGTATCATAATCTCCTTTGCCTGTGATCAGCTAAAAAGTTTGCTAAAAGAAGCCCAAGCAAAGATTCCGTCCCGTCAGGTAGCAATTCTTACTATTCTACCCTTAATCCAGTAGtaattcagtttttttttcagcttaTCAGCAGTGCACAGTTGGAGAAGCTTAACCGAAATTATGAAATCATTATACAAAGCGCGAAATCAATTAAGTCTTACTTGGAATCCTGCTTGCGTGAAGCCAAGGTCATGGTTAAAACCACCAATCAACTACGGAAAGAAGTTTGCGGGAAAGACCTATTCGATTGGTAAGGTATCAAATGACCACCTCAATATAATgcagcttttttgtttttaatttcttaGCACTCGATTTTATAAGGAATACGTCTGCAATGGTGCGGTAATTTCGCCATCAGAGTTGAATAATGTCGCCGAGCAATTCGCAAGCACTCGTTTCAAGTTATATAAAAAGGGCGAGGCTAGAAATCTGTCCAAGTCTATCGATCACATGCACTGCTTATATTTTAAGACCAAGGAGTCCATCCCGGTCCTTGAACAACAATTTTGCGACATTAAGGAGGAGATATTTCAGCTTAACTTGCAGATGTTGATGCCAGCCTCCAACACACAACCTCCAAAGCTTGAGCTAAGCGCAGCGTTGGACCGCCTAGCTATAAGCTCTGGCTCAACCAGCTCGGATCCATTTGACTCTCTACGCACGATAAACGCCATCGAAGCGGCAGAAAGGATTAACAACATGTAAGTTAATATTGAAAACTGTTAAAAATTTACTAATAAATGATTTGGTTTACAGGCTTGTTcatgaaatgaaaattgatCACTATTAGTGTGCATTCTGGTCGAccatacattttaatttgatttcaatCAAAATCGCATGAATATTTGTCCATTCGAAATCATACAAATATGAATTTCGATCTTATTTTGTTATCGTCCGCTTACCCAATTAATTAGCTTTATTAGTTTCATAGAATCTTCGCATGTTCTCAgtttaaaacgattttttatttttttagtaAAATGTGTTACGAACATTGAAATAAATGACaaaccttttttaaaattGGAGTATTTTTACTAGCTACGCTTTTTTTTCACTACTTAATTTCTGTTCGCGGTATCGTGAAATGGTACACTTGGATTTGATCTGCTTTCCAGATGTCTATTTTCCTATATCAATACTGGCTATATATTTAATCCACAGTAGATTATATAAGTGTATGACATATATGTGTATTtacatatattgtatatatacagACCGCTTAATTTCTGAATAAACAGCTGTATATAGCTTGGCTTGGTCAATTGAAATAAAACTTGCTGAGGATTGCAATGTCACGGGAAATTGCACATGCGGCAGAACAGAGAATTAGTCGTCTTTTGGCCATGCCAGACGTGGCTATAAAAGCGAATTGAGCAACTGGGCAGCCACCATAAGCCGAAAGCCGGTGACCACTGCCAGAGCTTCAAGGAGATCGCAAGGATACACAAAATGAACCAATACTGTTTGACGGGCTTGCTTTTGGTCCTAGGAGTAGTACTACATATAGAGTGGGCAACAGCCAAACCTCCAAACAAAATGCCGGATCAGCTGCGTACGTAAATCAATTTGTCTTTCTTATATTTTACTAACAATCGCGTGAGTATAgtgatatttaaaaaatttaacaatttatttttttaaatgggagcaatggaataagtaaaataattttgttgCTTCGCCCCTTTAGCTTCCTTTCTTAAGGTATGCCATCGCAATGCACCTGACCTAGACACCTGCGTTAGAGAATCCTATGAGGAACTGCGTCCACGGCTTATAGAAGGTATACCAGAGCTATATATACCTGCCATGGAGCCGCTGGTTGTTCCCCAGGTCAAGATGGACCAGGACTCCGGGGCCATCTACTTGCACTCAGTGTACCGAAACGTCAAAGTCACAGGCATCTCAAAGCACACGGTCAATGAGCTGCGTCTGGAGCCTTCAAAACTCAAGTTCATTTTGTCTTTGACTTTCCCAAAGCTGCATATGGAATCGGACTACAGCATTAAGGTCAGTAGAGAAGTATGAATATTGTATTGTCAACAATTTAAACTTAATTGACTTAACTAAAACTGTTATTCTGTTCTGTTATTTTAGGGAAAAATTATGATGATGCCACTTTTGGGCGATGGCCACTGCAATGTGGATCTCGGTAAGCTAAAAGAGCCAagtctttaaagtctatatatatttatttgtaatattcCTGCAGTTAACATCACCATGCGAACCGAGCTGATTGGACAGGAGTACAAAAAGAATGGAGCCAACTTTTTGAAGATCAACACTGTGAAAGTTAAGTACGAGCTATCTGATGTCCACATTCATCTGGATAACCTTTTCAACGGGGACAAAGCTTTGGGCGATCGCATGAACGAGTTCCTCAACGAGAACTGGAAGGCACTGGCCGAGGAAGTGCGTCCGTTGATGACCAAGGCGCTGGTGGACATTTTGAGGGCCTCCGTGGATAAATTGTTTGCTTCTTTTAGCTACGATCATCTGCTTCCCAAGTAAAATATCGAGTGAagacaatttttttttctatctTACTGATTTAATCGTAGTTCAAACAGTAGCCTACAAATTAAGCAGACAGTTAAAAgcgaaataaattatatatataatacaaaAACGGCGGACATGGTCCTCAAGATCACTAAACCAGCCACAGTTTGGTGGGCATCTTGGAGAAGACATTGTTCCACAGCCCATGAAAGATGTCTGCCAGTCCCAGTTCCAAGTCTGGACGCAGCTCTGCTATCACCTCCTTGCCGTTTTGATTCAGAAAGGAGTTAATCGATGCCGCCAGAATTTCGTTTCCGTTGAATAGGTTCTTCAGGTGTATTCTCATGGCGCCTACATCGAAGCCCACCTTCATTTCATCGATATGGATGATCTCGTCGCCCGTGCGGCTCTCGTTCCGTAGCGAGATCCTTGTGTACACGGTTGTGTGTACGTTCTTC is part of the Drosophila sechellia strain sech25 chromosome 3R, ASM438219v1, whole genome shotgun sequence genome and encodes:
- the LOC6606171 gene encoding methyltransferase-like protein 23; protein product: MRFHMKSGSEDNDIVAATATAEHIRKFVFSGSPAERLEIKIPELLQGAYSFYTWPCAPILAHFLWERRQTLAGKRILELGSGTALPGILAAKCRAQVVLTDNCILPKSLAHIRKSCLANQLQPGVDIDVVGLSWGLLLNSVFRLPPLDLIIAADCFYDPSVFEDIVVTVAFLLERNAGAKFIFTYQERSADWSIEALLKKWKLQALPISMEDIGKESGVDMLEFMGGHTIHLLEITRIESDGSINTT
- the LOC6606172 gene encoding inhibitor of nuclear factor kappa-B kinase subunit beta, whose product is MSSVNKIKLNEINKMDSCGNWERCGNLGQGGFGQVIHWRNRTTGREIATKHFKVLESLGADQQVKFSERWNKELNWSRQFKSPHIVAGVILDNEDPDFLKYLNDMHSVELPVIVLEYCNGGDVRKRLQSPENANGLTEFEVRQILAALRQALHFLHSVCGICHRDLKPDNIVIQRGVDGKKVYKLTDFGLARGTPDQTMVQSVVGTRHYFAPEVVEKGFYNSTVDFWSFGVIAYELVTGELPFIPHQNLKNIVVNLIKKPAGCIAITEDPEDNTRFVNQFKLPQEHHLSRPWAAEFTKWLRSPLNSNYKERGLLAANEVPVVFDDLDKILNMNVLTIFAVNHCKRLEYAVSAEMTMKDLIGLIVRDTGMDEKELYFVLPTSHPNKTVTPESKPLQLYVEEWSDTSKDSRKWTKCSNPPVMLYIFQVKKECDYNAPEPILSILARKFIANKFKTAERWLQNRVVLDMLYVLTKEQARYEMLVSGINERALSLEDEMMENSFNIDSIDKQRIIISFACDQLKSLLKEAQAKIPSRQLISSAQLEKLNRNYEIIIQSAKSIKSYLESCLREAKVMVKTTNQLRKEVCGKDLFDCTRFYKEYVCNGAVISPSELNNVAEQFASTRFKLYKKGEARNLSKSIDHMHCLYFKTKESIPVLEQQFCDIKEEIFQLNLQMLMPASNTQPPKLELSAALDRLAISSGSTSSDPFDSLRTINAIEAAERINNMLVHEMKIDHY
- the LOC6606173 gene encoding protein takeout — protein: MNQYCLTGLLLVLGVVLHIEWATAKPPNKMPDQLPSFLKVCHRNAPDLDTCVRESYEELRPRLIEGIPELYIPAMEPLVVPQVKMDQDSGAIYLHSVYRNVKVTGISKHTVNELRLEPSKLKFILSLTFPKLHMESDYSIKGKIMMMPLLGDGHCNVDLVNITMRTELIGQEYKKNGANFLKINTVKVKYELSDVHIHLDNLFNGDKALGDRMNEFLNENWKALAEEVRPLMTKALVDILRASVDKLFASFSYDHLLPK